CTCTCtttcccgtaagggatatagtcgactatatgtaacaatatttgaaaaataattttatacaatttctcAAACATAAATTGCTAATTAAGCCCTAGTTAATTGATACCACTGATTCACCAAGTCCTAAGCCAATAgatgtacctacttagttaataatttttaatggtttTCAGGTCACAACAAGATAAGCCAGTGTATGTAATGTGTGCACGGGATATCGATTGAAAAATGTGGATAAAGTTACAATATAAAGGGGGTTGttgttaaaagtttattaattttgatgtttaataaaaaccttttaaatatttattttatttgaatagtaAAGGAAGtcaagatataattatactttttgtaGGATATTGTGAATAAGAAATAACGAAAATGTTATTAATCTACTGACGCATAATTCATTAAACGAATATCTGGATAAAATTTCGGTGAACAGAGATTggttgaataattaaaataggcAGCTCTATAATTATGAATCTATGACTATCACTCAAGGAAATCAGTTCAGTGGTTAAtctgtgaagaggtaacaaacttacgcatttataatattatattagccGGGATTTTCTTATGTCACTTGCTGatcatttttacaaaatttaaacttgGAAATAACAAACTATAACTAGCCCAAAGTAATGCAACATCTATTAACTCTAGCTGATAGCTCTACTGCAAATCTCTTTGTGTAATTTTCAATGTGTCAAATTAACAGGCTGTTGAGGTGCGGCGGTAGGTAGCTCGTCGccttcataccaaattttttGGCATTATTCGAGTGTtagttgaaaaattatatgtgaggaaacctgcatattacCTGAcataggcaactggatgtgttgcCATAATCCAATAGGCTAGGGACCCTGTAAATgaggaggtcagatgggagacGTTTTGAGCAGAAACTTGTCCAATCCAGGACAGTGGTCATAATTGTACTTAGTCTCTTCTGTAGAAAGCTGACGCAaacgggactaacgccagaagaATTATAtagaagtaatttatttagtaagatttttaaatatagaagaaTATTAACAGTCAAAGCTATGGGTCCCATAGTACCCTAGGAGGATGATAATGTTTGTAAAGGTACCAATCTTACTTTTAAATctatgattatattatgtcTATTATTTACACAGTTCATGATTATGACCCGTGTCGATAAAGCACCAAGGTCGGCTCCAACATTTTCTCATTATACATACACGCGTTATAGATTTTACCGTTACTTATCAACCGACCATGTCTAATTTTTTGGGATTGATAGAGGCATCTCAGTAATAAAGGTGTGGATACCGGAGTCAGGTTTAGAGGTCAGGTTTGGCCTTTTCTGTCTTTTgatgattgttggctctgtctaccccgcaaaggtaTATACCctcatagacgtgattatatgttatgtattaGGTTTACAGAGCTGCCCGTCAAAATCATTGATGTGAAAGggaaggaaataaaaaagggaCAGACAGAAAATCAAACCAGTGTTAAATTGGGAACGGAATAGTTTATTGAACCCATCTGTTATAgtagataattaaattatattgttacTCTACACATTTTGTACTGttgaaagtacctacctataagtATTCTATCTCTTACGTTAGCACGTACTAACAAATGCACCCAATACACAGGAATACCTATTTTATCGCCGATTGTGCTCCAAAATTAACATCAATAGGGCAGTTTCCATGAGACAGaccaatttatatatacagaattattttaattatttataaaatgtctcACAATATTGCTTGCATTTGACCTAGCCAGCAGTAGGGCTGAACTGAACATGTTCACGTCCTTATTTGAACATAGATTTACAAATGTCACAAGAGTACAAATAAAAccctgtaaaaataatttctattattGAGTTATGTATGCTAACACTTGTAGAACAAATCTTGTTGTTTATTATCTTAGCTAGGTTGTTAACCctgcatattattatttttttaatagtaaaatttCAACTGTTATGAATGTTTACAATATCAGTAAATTTTATAGCTATTATCATCCTGGTTTCCATATAGAATAGTtaagaataattataacattataacCATAAAACGAATCACGATCCaatcttgaaattttattaatgtgcCAGGAAAATACCCTATTGTGTTCCAAAATTCAATGGTAGTTACTGATCACAGTACCTTTTCGATCCTACGATTACATGATATAATGGTTATGACATACTTTACGTGAAATGATACACGCCAAGTCATTTCGATGAATTAACaggaaattatatatattttcataatcatCATGTTACAATCCAAACTCTTTATTTATCcatacttttttaatgtaaataaaacgaaTGATGTATTCGAATTTACCTACACTGATGTTACCAAGAATGGCgggaaattaaaatgttaaacttgcaatttaaaagaaacgtgatgtaactaatttttttttatgaattagcAAATATTCAGCTTAAGATTCAAGGCAAGAGGGTATTGCTAATTCGGCTTTGGACGGACGTATTTCACATCAAAAGCGGGTTTTGTCGATATCATCAGTGCATGTATCCGAATACAAGAGAACGTTTACAAGTTTCAAATAGGCAAATTACTCTCCGACAAGCGGGGCTATTCACGAATGTTGATAAGGCATAATATGTCTTATTTTCTGCGTCTCCAAGACTGTTATAGGTTAACCTTACCCCTaaccaaaaagaaaatgtgagCAGAAGATTTATGCCATATCAAACTTCGTCAATAACACTGAGAGGTACAATACAGAACAAATTTGCCAAGTTTTAAGACAGCATATAGCTCGTATTTGGGTTCATTTGTTCTGTTTCTGCAGCTCACCGGACTTTACATCGTAGCATACTTCTAACAtgttaatattatagtttCAAGTCGACACTTCGatattcattaataataagtataaatcTTCCTTTATTGTCTTCAATCTTTACCATTAAAAGAAGCtgggtaaaaataaatgtagatTACAGTTGCTAGTTCACCAAAGTTGTGCTAAGAACATGCGTTATCATAAAActgatttaaatatgtaacaataacaagactttaaagaaataaatttaaggtaataaaggaaataattatatgtagtaacAGAGAAAAATGTGACGAAGATTTTCATTACTCACTCCTAATTAGGAATTCCTAGCCCACCTTTggtaaaatacaatttaaaactattaaaaagtGTCGCAGTGTAACAAGTGGTGGCATTAATCGTTTTGTGAAGACGctttggttaaaaataatatcaaataataaaacccAAAATTGACGAGGTTTATAACCATCAAGTTTCATTAGCAAAGCAATCGGCAAGCTATCGACTTGCGTTAAAATCGATTTACattaaatgaaagaaaaaaaagtgtaaGTACACAAAATTGAATCGATATTAAATTGGACGTACAAAATGCATGTGAAAATCGTCACAAATTAACAACTATCGAATCAGAATATACAATCACGGTtcctttttacattttacaaaataaaattactttattcaCTTGCACACAAGTCGAATCTTAAAATACAAGGATCGTTGCTTAACGAAATCATACAATTCATGATATGTACTTAAGTATACATAAAAGATGAACACTCCGCAAACGATAGTCAATAAATAGCATCCaatgacataataattatatacaccTAACATACTTTAGTACCCTTCGATTTAatggattttataatgttaatcGCTCGTTATTGTtgcctatattttattaataagtgtTCCTAATTCGTAATTAGTAGTAATCCtcaatatttacataagtacctatgtattatGATTAGTTAATAACCATTGCGCGTTGCAATCATATTTTTCGttatattaattcaaaagATGTGGTTACATCACGCGATAGCTTGAGTTTAGGTGCACAGACTCTGAAACACAGAACTTCACCCTAGGACCAACAGTACGCTTCGTTCGGTTACAAAGGAATCCATTTAAATGTATATGAAAATAAGTGGGACTTAcagtatatacaaaaatatcacattaCTTCGAGGCCGCAGCTTTCAATTACTTAGTCATTAGTTATTTCGTCTTCTTACCTAAAGTTGTCGGTTTTGGTTCGAAGCGCAAGCTAGACATCGCAGGAAGTAATCATCAACCATATTACTATTGTTTTAGAAAGCTGTTTTGCTTGTAGGAAGCATTGTAACAAGCTTAAACCGCTTAGAtttgtttttcacatttcacAGTTGCTTTGATTGCATTTATTCTTAACTCTTACAAAACGCATCAGTGCCATTTGTGTTAAAGTCACTTCCTCCCACACCTACTAAAGAAAATCTAggaagtatataaaataactatccTATGTGCTTCGTCGTAGTTCTATTAGTCGAAAGTGAGAAAGGACTACAACATCTACACGAgataaatttgtaaagtaccATAAGAAGCCTGAAAGATATCTAAAGCTGCAGCCCTGCGGATCGTGGAGCCACAGATAACGCTACACTTAAACTATTTGGCTCACAAATTTACTGTAAGACTGCCCTGCGAATTCCAAATAAACCGGCAGTACAAACACTTCATCGCACGAGcattgttatataaaaacgCTAATATAATTATGAGATTTCCAGCTATCGCAATGGAAATACATATGTTCTTACCCGACTCATCGATTCCATGCTCTTTGTAAAGCTAAAACAAGGATAATTCGCAGCAGTCTTACTACAGGCGCGAAAGCGAGACAACTCCGTCCGTCACTGTCGCTCACCATAAACTATCACAAACGAGCgacatagaaaaatataatatttgggACGCGTTTATTGCTAATTTAGGTACAGTCTTTGGTGTCCGGTGAGGAGAGTTCGTCTAGGAAGTCGAAGGTGGCGACTGCGGCGCGCTCGCGGTCGCCGTAGCGGACGAAGAATCCGTCGCGGCCGAGGATGGAGGGGCGGCGCGTGCGCGGGAATCGCAGCACGCCGAGCCCGCGGCTGCGCAGCGCCGCCGCTGCCAACAGACACCACGCTAGCGACCGCCGCCCTCTGGACGAGACAGACAGCGTCACCGCCGCGTCCTCGTCCGGGCGACTCACAGGACGTATCGCCAACAAAATTGGGTATAGCTCTTTTTTTCACAGGCTCTTATGGCGAATTAGGAGCAATATCAAAACCAAActttatatacgtatttagAGATTTTTGGCGTttgattttcttcaaattgaagaaagagttttttttttaaatttgaatttatggcAACTGGCGTGGTTACCGTCTTTGCAAGACAGAGAGAAGACAGGGTTCAATGAAAAGTTTATTGAGCAACCCAAATTTTGTATAGCGGTACGTCCAGTACGACATCTACTCGAAATGAGGCGACAGAGTGAGATGGTGCGAGTGAGTGAGAGCGGAAACGAGTGACGTGGCTGGACGTGGCAAGACATGACAtgacaaacataaaaattcaGCGTACAACGTTcctggtaaaaataataaaaaaatgtaattaataagtCATCAATAGGTATTTCTAAACGTCTAACGCTGAATAAACACAGAAGCAACATAAACCCTGAACCACCTTCAAAacttcttataatttatttattaattatgcaTGTTactgattttttaattaattagggGGAAGTCCCGTAACGCCGGACGGCACCTAGCGCCGGACACTCGTACTATCAAGCGAGTACAAATCAGTTCGTTTCAAAATACATGTGAAAGGGGTGCTGGGGCATACAGGTACAAGATCACGCGCCGCGCCTCGCCAGCAACGCACACGGCCGCGGCAGGAGTAACCATTTGCTGTTTTAGGCTCGAAATCACGGCGTCACCTaaatatcaatgtaagtaattctagtatatttatgcatttacatttgagtggtattcaaagataaaatcagTACTCGATTGTTATCCGTAAAATGGTAGAAAAttattacatcttttaaacaattttagtaggtaccatCTAATTAACGAAAATGTGTGTCCCTTAGCACCGGACACTAAGTCGTCCCTTAGTGCCGGACAgtaaacatattgatatttcttgtaagaaattacgtattttattctaattatttaattttgttttagagtatagaagaaagaagatagttaaaatggaagagaagaaaaagaaaggatcCTGGGATCCACAGAGCTTACAAACTGCTATTGATAAGGTTATGTCAAAAGAACTGAGTGTAAGACAAGCTGCAATGCGATAAAGcactatacattaaataaaggcCCTAAATCGAGAAGAAGTAACAATGAAACCAAAGTTAGGTAGATTCACTAACACCTTCTCAGCCGAGTATGAAGAAGTCTTGGTGGACcacattaaagatttatcgAATAGATGCATGCCAGAAAAAGAAGTTTCTTAAATTAGCATACGACTTAGCTGAAGTCATGAAGATTCCTCATCGATTTAATAAGGAAAAAGGCAgtgctgataaataaaaaataaaagtcgcaATAAAAAATTCCGACTTCATGAAAAGGCATTCTGACATTTCGTTGAGAACACCGGAATCGACAAGCATGATGCGCCCCGTAGGATTTAACAAACCACGAGTGGATCTCTTCTACGACAACCTTGAAAAGCTGATGAAACAGTACAACATTCACACCCTCAAGAATTTATAATTGTGATGAAACTGGTGTCAGTTGCGTGCACAAATATTCGTCCGGTACTAGGtgccactttttaaaattatgttttttgttaccaaagtttgtttgatagtattaattatttttttgcagaggttgcatttttgttaaattaatttgatttctaactttgttatctaatataagtcataattttataaacattccttaaatattttatgttttattttgaaataaccttAGGTGTCCGCCACTGGGGGACTTCCCCCTAATTGTTTTATGTTTCCAGCATTTGCTgattgcataaaataattatatgtttgtctTAACAATTCTGTTGATTTCAGTGAGTGACAACTAAGTGTGGTGAAATGAGATTTCTTGATGGTGGTGAACAAGTACAACAAAAAAGTCaacattatgtatttatgattttatggctatttattatcttttataagTTGGTTATTACTATACACCTAGTTTTGACTTTTTTGTCTGGAATATAAAAACCTACACCATTGAAAAACATTTAGTTCTAATCCTCAAAATGAGAAGAaccttatttttaacatataaaaaaaataagtaaagattttgaaataaatgctCCTCAACTGCTGTTTGAATCATGAAGACAAATTTAAGCActttgaagaaaaattaaggTATTACGTtagtttctttaaatttaaattgtatatttttcccGCTCAGGTAGGCTGTACTGTACTGTATAGACTATCTTTTGTTGTTTGTGTTTAAATTCCAGCATtgtataacttttttaaaatattatttgtatactTTAGCATATTAGAGGAACATACTATcagtaactttttttaaatattagatGCAAAATCACATGATTAGAACATTAGCACAAAAAAACTAAACCTGCCTTCTTCGTCTGAGAATATCACAAATTGACAGGATTTTCGCAATTTTCCAACATCGACCCCATTACCCGACCCTACCCGACGGACTCGtggtcaaatttaatttaaaattttcattaataaaatcaacttGAACAGTGGAAAATTATCAGTCATTTTGCGTTCCAGATGTAATAAAAACCTTTGAACATGTACTAACCGGTTTTCTGTCTCCTGGAGCGGTGCAGCCGGTGGAGCCGGGAGTAGGGGGGCGGAGGCTCGGCCGGGGAAGACCCGCACGATGACGGCGACGAATCGCTCGATGCCAACATTACGTCTAAGAGGTTCGCACGAGcctgtaatttttaataatttttatagagggtaaaatttaaaatctcttCATGTTCACATCTaaatttggattaatgatagaattgagattcaaatagtgacaggttgctagcccattgcctaaaagaagaatcccaagtttataagcctatcccttagtcaccttttatgatatccatgggaaagatctagtggttctattcttttttctattggtgacgtgtggttcccggcaaaaaaagtttatttaattttatattttttataatttcaaattgtttaatttaccttGGGATCACTGAAATCAATGTCCTTTTCAACATGCACCCATCCAGTGGGAGCCCACAACGCGTTGTCTTTATGAGCGAGCGATTTTTCTTTTCGATCTTCTGTTCTGACTTCTGAGCCCGTCGTCGTGGCATCGTTTTGACGGATCATCCTGGAAATTAAGACATTGTGttagttttatcttttttttctcaaataaaagtataaatataaaacattgtaTGTAAAGCAAATCGTACAAACCTGTTCAGTTCTTCGATGACATCTTTAGATGTGGCAGCTTCATGAAAACTTAGTGTCTGATCTTGTTTAACTATGATTGGCTCTGGAACAGGCTGAGTGGTTTCCGGACGCAATTTCCCTGCCACAGGTATTTTCGATCTAATTTTATTAGGCGAAGACGGGGGTCTTTTTCCACCCATCAAAGTTGGTATTCGACTTTTTTCACTTTTAGGCCTAATTTCTTTTTGAGCCGTTTCGTTCTTATTACTTACTATCACAGTTTCAGCTGTAGAAGTACTTGTTGTGTTCGATTCAGTCATTTGAGGAGAACTTGTTTCAGGTGAAGAATTTTCCTCCTCTTCAGGAACAGTAACTAAAGCCACCGTACTTCTTCTGCATGCACTCAGAACTTCATCAACAAGAGACATTTCCGTTTCCGTAGTTGGGAACGTTAAACTTGTCGATTTAGTTAAAGCAGTCTCTATTTCTACCCTTTCGATTATCGTCCCCtgtttatttaacattatattaaCAGTGTTTTCTTTTAGCGCAGAATTGTGTTCTATATTCCGACTAGAATCAATTTCACTTTCATCTTTTAACTGAGGTGCTGAATGATCTTCGTCGGCGGAAATACTTATGTCAATACTTTTGTTTATCTCGTTTTTCCTTTGCACTTTCAAAAGATGATGCTCatcaatttcattttcagtattttcgattCGCAACATGTCGTCGAAATAATCACCTGATTCTGCGTATGGATCTTCACGTTCTATAAATCTTGGCGTAGACCTTGGATCGGAAACTGTATCACAATGAATATGTTTAAGTCTGTCGATTGAGACAACATCACAAGAATCATTTTCAGAAAAACTACTAAACGAGTCTGGTCTAAGTCGGTCTTCTGAAACTTCGCTACGCGGTCCTACAGAatcatcatcaaaatcagcAGCTGCATAAGGAGGAGGTAACTCACGTATCTCAGATACTGGTCGTGAAGACATTGAATCGGATTCTTCTCTATCACGGCAGTACTTTTGCTGTTCTGCTATAAAATGAAGCACATTTTGAAGTGCATGCTCACGATCTTGTAAAGCCATGGCTTGTACATCATGAACTCTTAAATTATTTCCGGGCATGAGATCTGGTGCAGGTATACCTCTGGACGAGTTTGATGCTAAACTTTTAGTACTTTCATATTTAACAAGTCGATAAAAATCACGTGTAAAATCAACGCCTATATTTGCACAATCACCATCTTCACTCAATGCAGTACTAGACCTTTTGTCTGGAACATCAGACTGAGTACTGGACCAAGAGCCACCAGGGGAATGTGTTCCGGAACATTCCCATCTTTTATCAGAGGTATTTGGGTCGTCTATTCTACATTCATCAATTTCCACAGTTGCAAACCCACAATCATTCCAAAGACAATCACCAACGTCTTCTTCTAATTCTAAAGCATCATCTTCTCTAATACTTGGCAACGTCGATAATGATATTTGCCCTGGCGTAGCTATTTCAGCAAATGGTGATTGTCTATCTCTAAGATCTTCACATGATAGTGATAAGCTCCAGTCTTCGAGTTCTGCTCTGTCATATTCTAAATCAGCTAAATCTCGATGTCTTTGTTGTAAGGCTGATCGAGCATCGTCAAGTTCAAGCCAATGTTGAACATAATCTGCATCGTATTGAGAACCTTCAGCTCTTTCATCTACAGTGCTTCCCCATGAGACTCTTTCAGAACTTGTAGTGGAAGCTATTGCGGGTCTTCTTAACGGTCGCTCGGGTGCAGGTTTGAGATCTAATACTAAAACCCCAGAACTGGGAGTAGGACTATCTAAACAGCTTGAAGGACAGGTCGTACCAGTCAACAGTTTTAGGCAGAGATGAGAATCGGAAAAACTACGCACGACGTGTTGAAATGGTAGAACGGGTCGTGATGGTGGATAGCTTCCTCTGACACCAGCAAATGCGATGCCAattggaaaataaatgtaatcagCTTCTGCCATTAGTCTCGCATGACGACGAGATTCTCTAGGATTGATAGATACAATAGTTTGATTGTCAGTTTCGTCCGAAGCTTCATTTAAGTCTGGCAAGGCTCGATCGGCAGCATGATCGCTTTGCCTCGAAGCGTCTGCTTGAACATCGCTAGACATTGTGGAGTAGCCTTCATCTTTTGCGCCGCTTTCTGGAGATTCTGCGCCCGCTTCACCTTGCTCTCCGCTTTCTTCTTCAATCACTTTTTCTTCATCAGTACCGCGAACAGGGTTGGTGCAAGGCTGAGGCATGTTGAGGCTGAGAGTGGCTGGTCTTGCAGGCGCTGCCCAAAGTGTTGGATCGACTGCTGATAGGGCACGGGCTAGGTTAGCTGGAGTAACTTCCAAACCCTGACAAGGACAggaaaaattttatgtaatacaCCACAAAAACTATCGAAAAACACAATAGTACTAATTGGACAAATAAAAAGACTTTAGGTATTCGGATATCTTACTTTGAGTTCTGTCCAGATATCAGTGAGTATCTGGTGCCTCCTCTTATCGTCCTGGCTGAGGGGGTGCGGGTGTGGGACAgggggcgcgggcggcggggAATCCCGAAACGAGACTAAAGAACCGCAGGAGCCGACGTCCACCAGGTGCactaaaatgtaaagaaaCATTTAC
This is a stretch of genomic DNA from Amyelois transitella isolate CPQ chromosome 5, ilAmyTran1.1, whole genome shotgun sequence. It encodes these proteins:
- the LOC106141364 gene encoding uncharacterized protein LOC106141364 isoform X2, translating into MFGVFIRRWKPKRTSNNEKDESPCTDGNVSPEPPDRPPGKVRQIHPEEKTQVLAYDSSYRRKSKPSSLPLEENHYNHLVNTNVAMTPLYPLTPNICVEGGKIEFIKSPPSSARNSLAMVSPPQTPLLARRGSRDKRDARIYDEHTEKFDGDKELLEKRIKQLEAQLEEEKRRTQREKMAVTKLQNKLIKREGAARSDAERERRARGDWEARARAAEADAARLAGKLHAAQREIARMEETVRSLLQYKTRVETLKQEKASLSSALEASATHYQSQLSALTAENERLRGQLSALSAGLGGDHERRLDDVAQQVVRALLSQKSVREELGCARARVRELEAQNRALSALLVRQLRPQPRPSPATPHTPATPHTPRDLQVHLVDVGSCGSLVSFRDSPPPAPPVPHPHPLSQDDKRRHQILTDIWTELKGLEVTPANLARALSAVDPTLWAAPARPATLSLNMPQPCTNPVRGTDEEKVIEEESGEQGEAGAESPESGAKDEGYSTMSSDVQADASRQSDHAADRALPDLNEASDETDNQTIVSINPRESRRHARLMAEADYIYFPIGIAFAGVRGSYPPSRPVLPFQHVVRSFSDSHLCLKLLTGTTCPSSCLDSPTPSSGVLVLDLKPAPERPLRRPAIASTTSSERVSWGSTVDERAEGSQYDADYVQHWLELDDARSALQQRHRDLADLEYDRAELEDWSLSLSCEDLRDRQSPFAEIATPGQISLSTLPSIREDDALELEEDVGDCLWNDCGFATVEIDECRIDDPNTSDKRWECSGTHSPGGSWSSTQSDVPDKRSSTALSEDGDCANIGVDFTRDFYRLVKYESTKSLASNSSRGIPAPDLMPGNNLRVHDVQAMALQDREHALQNVLHFIAEQQKYCRDREESDSMSSRPVSEIRELPPPYAAADFDDDSVGPRSEVSEDRLRPDSFSSFSENDSCDVVSIDRLKHIHCDTVSDPRSTPRFIEREDPYAESGDYFDDMLRIENTENEIDEHHLLKVQRKNEINKSIDISISADEDHSAPQLKDESEIDSSRNIEHNSALKENTVNIMLNKQGTIIERVEIETALTKSTSLTFPTTETEMSLVDEVLSACRRSTVALVTVPEEEENSSPETSSPQMTESNTTSTSTAETVIVSNKNETAQKEIRPKSEKSRIPTLMGGKRPPSSPNKIRSKIPVAGKLRPETTQPVPEPIIVKQDQTLSFHEAATSKDVIEELNRMIRQNDATTTGSEVRTEDRKEKSLAHKDNALWAPTGWVHVEKDIDFSDPKARANLLDVMLASSDSSPSSCGSSPAEPPPPYSRLHRLHRSRRQKTAAALRSRGLGVLRFPRTRRPSILGRDGFFVRYGDRERAAVATFDFLDELSSPDTKDCT
- the LOC106141364 gene encoding uncharacterized protein LOC106141364 isoform X1, whose translation is MFGVLMKRWKPKRTSNNEKDESPCTDGNVSPEPPDRPPGKVRQIHPEEKTQVLAYDSSYRRKSKPSSLPLEENHYNHLVNTNVAMTPLYPLTPNICVEGGKIEFIKSPPSSARNSLAMVSPPQTPLLARRGSRDKRDARIYDEHTEKFDGDKELLEKRIKQLEAQLEEEKRRTQREKMAVTKLQNKLIKREGAARSDAERERRARGDWEARARAAEADAARLAGKLHAAQREIARMEETVRSLLQYKTRVETLKQEKASLSSALEASATHYQSQLSALTAENERLRGQLSALSAGLGGDHERRLDDVAQQVVRALLSQKSVREELGCARARVRELEAQNRALSALLVRQLRPQPRPSPATPHTPATPHTPRDLQVHLVDVGSCGSLVSFRDSPPPAPPVPHPHPLSQDDKRRHQILTDIWTELKGLEVTPANLARALSAVDPTLWAAPARPATLSLNMPQPCTNPVRGTDEEKVIEEESGEQGEAGAESPESGAKDEGYSTMSSDVQADASRQSDHAADRALPDLNEASDETDNQTIVSINPRESRRHARLMAEADYIYFPIGIAFAGVRGSYPPSRPVLPFQHVVRSFSDSHLCLKLLTGTTCPSSCLDSPTPSSGVLVLDLKPAPERPLRRPAIASTTSSERVSWGSTVDERAEGSQYDADYVQHWLELDDARSALQQRHRDLADLEYDRAELEDWSLSLSCEDLRDRQSPFAEIATPGQISLSTLPSIREDDALELEEDVGDCLWNDCGFATVEIDECRIDDPNTSDKRWECSGTHSPGGSWSSTQSDVPDKRSSTALSEDGDCANIGVDFTRDFYRLVKYESTKSLASNSSRGIPAPDLMPGNNLRVHDVQAMALQDREHALQNVLHFIAEQQKYCRDREESDSMSSRPVSEIRELPPPYAAADFDDDSVGPRSEVSEDRLRPDSFSSFSENDSCDVVSIDRLKHIHCDTVSDPRSTPRFIEREDPYAESGDYFDDMLRIENTENEIDEHHLLKVQRKNEINKSIDISISADEDHSAPQLKDESEIDSSRNIEHNSALKENTVNIMLNKQGTIIERVEIETALTKSTSLTFPTTETEMSLVDEVLSACRRSTVALVTVPEEEENSSPETSSPQMTESNTTSTSTAETVIVSNKNETAQKEIRPKSEKSRIPTLMGGKRPPSSPNKIRSKIPVAGKLRPETTQPVPEPIIVKQDQTLSFHEAATSKDVIEELNRMIRQNDATTTGSEVRTEDRKEKSLAHKDNALWAPTGWVHVEKDIDFSDPKARANLLDVMLASSDSSPSSCGSSPAEPPPPYSRLHRLHRSRRQKTAAALRSRGLGVLRFPRTRRPSILGRDGFFVRYGDRERAAVATFDFLDELSSPDTKDCT
- the LOC106141364 gene encoding uncharacterized protein LOC106141364 isoform X4 — translated: MFTKNKYTGTYPTYNSSNNGYYYKELLEKRIKQLEAQLEEEKRRTQREKMAVTKLQNKLIKREGAARSDAERERRARGDWEARARAAEADAARLAGKLHAAQREIARMEETVRSLLQYKTRVETLKQEKASLSSALEASATHYQSQLSALTAENERLRGQLSALSAGLGGDHERRLDDVAQQVVRALLSQKSVREELGCARARVRELEAQNRALSALLVRQLRPQPRPSPATPHTPATPHTPRDLQVHLVDVGSCGSLVSFRDSPPPAPPVPHPHPLSQDDKRRHQILTDIWTELKGLEVTPANLARALSAVDPTLWAAPARPATLSLNMPQPCTNPVRGTDEEKVIEEESGEQGEAGAESPESGAKDEGYSTMSSDVQADASRQSDHAADRALPDLNEASDETDNQTIVSINPRESRRHARLMAEADYIYFPIGIAFAGVRGSYPPSRPVLPFQHVVRSFSDSHLCLKLLTGTTCPSSCLDSPTPSSGVLVLDLKPAPERPLRRPAIASTTSSERVSWGSTVDERAEGSQYDADYVQHWLELDDARSALQQRHRDLADLEYDRAELEDWSLSLSCEDLRDRQSPFAEIATPGQISLSTLPSIREDDALELEEDVGDCLWNDCGFATVEIDECRIDDPNTSDKRWECSGTHSPGGSWSSTQSDVPDKRSSTALSEDGDCANIGVDFTRDFYRLVKYESTKSLASNSSRGIPAPDLMPGNNLRVHDVQAMALQDREHALQNVLHFIAEQQKYCRDREESDSMSSRPVSEIRELPPPYAAADFDDDSVGPRSEVSEDRLRPDSFSSFSENDSCDVVSIDRLKHIHCDTVSDPRSTPRFIEREDPYAESGDYFDDMLRIENTENEIDEHHLLKVQRKNEINKSIDISISADEDHSAPQLKDESEIDSSRNIEHNSALKENTVNIMLNKQGTIIERVEIETALTKSTSLTFPTTETEMSLVDEVLSACRRSTVALVTVPEEEENSSPETSSPQMTESNTTSTSTAETVIVSNKNETAQKEIRPKSEKSRIPTLMGGKRPPSSPNKIRSKIPVAGKLRPETTQPVPEPIIVKQDQTLSFHEAATSKDVIEELNRMIRQNDATTTGSEVRTEDRKEKSLAHKDNALWAPTGWVHVEKDIDFSDPKARANLLDVMLASSDSSPSSCGSSPAEPPPPYSRLHRLHRSRRQKTAAALRSRGLGVLRFPRTRRPSILGRDGFFVRYGDRERAAVATFDFLDELSSPDTKDCT